A genomic window from Triticum urartu cultivar G1812 chromosome 7, Tu2.1, whole genome shotgun sequence includes:
- the LOC125521957 gene encoding desmethyl-deoxy-podophyllotoxin synthase-like gives MGQQDQDVVGYYNYLFMATLLLLPFFLIAIFKPPRKHERENLPPGPWRLPVIGSIHHLIGALPHHAMRDLARRYDAPLMLLRLGELNVVVASSAVASREIMTTHDATFATRPRTATLRAITTDDLAISLAPHGEQWRRLKKLCVTEVLSARQVRSLRGCREANAAALVSSIVSSLSSSSEPVNISSLITTHVTNLAVHALVGKQNEDLRAEFLKCLDEGIKLASGFSLADLFPSSRLARAFSSSIRRMEALNHEISQLIGRIIEEHRTRRSAGGGEEEDIVDVLLRIQSDGSPHTPLNARTIGSVIMDMFSGGSETSVTTLQWVMAELMRSPAALRRVQAEVRNAFAGQSCIKEEALQELRYLHLVIKESLRLHPVLPLLLPRECQEPCHVLGYDVPKGTIVLVNAWAIGRDSASWGADAEEFRPERFEEAGDAAADFRGTNFELVPFGAGRRMCPGITFGIAVVQLMLASLLFHFDWKLPGGGADGLDMAEELGMTARRKSDLWLHATVHVPSPNP, from the exons ATGGGACAACAAGATCAAGATGTCGTGGGCTACTACAATTACCTCTTCATGGCCACCCTCCTGCTACTCCCTTTCTTCCTCATCGCCATCTTCAAACCGCCGCGCAAGCACGAACGCGAGAACCTTCCCCCGGGGCCATGGCGGCTGCCGGTCATCGGCAGCATTCATCACCTCATCGGCGCACTACCACACCACGCCATGCGTGACCTCGCCCGTCGGTACGACGCCCCGCTCATGCTGCTCCGCCTCGGGGAGCTCAACGTCGTCGTGGCCTCGTCCGCCGTCGCGTCGAGGGAGATCATGACGACCCACGACGCGACATTCGCAACACGGCCACGGACCGCCACCCTCCGCGCCATCACGACAGACGACCTCGCCATCTCCCTTGCACCGCACGGCGAGCAGTGGCGCCGCCTCAAAAAGCTATGCGTCACCGAGGTACTCAGCGCGCGGCAAGTCCGGTCCCTCCGGGGATGCCGCGAGGCCAACGCCGCCGCCCTAGTCTCCTCCATCGTCTCGTCGCTGTCCTCTTCATCGGAGCCGGTGAACATCAGCTCCCTCATCACCACCCACGTCACCAACTTGGCCGTGCACGCATTGGTGGGCAAGCAGAACGAGGACCTCCGTGCAGAGTTCCTGAAGTGCCTGGACGAGGGCATCAAGCTGGCCTCGGGGTTCAGCCTCGCCGACCTGTTCCCATCGTCGCGCCTTGCACGTGCCTTCAGTAGCTCAATTCGCCGGATGGAGGCGTTAAACCACGAGATAAGCCAGCTCATCGGCCGGATCATTGAGGAGCATCGCACGAGGAGGtcggccggcggcggcgaggaggaagACATCGTGGACGTGCTACTGAGGATCCAGAGTGACGGTAGCCCCCACACGCCTCTCAACGCCAGGACAATTGGTTCCGTGATTATG GATATGTTTTCGGGAGGGAGCGAGACCTCGGTGACAACACTCCAATGGGTGATGGCAGAGCTCATGCGGAGTCCAGCGGCTCTTCGGAGGGTGCAGGCAGAGGTGCGCAATGCTTTCGCCGGGCAGAGCTGCATCAAGGAGGAGGCCCTGCAGGAGCTGCGATATTTGCATCTAGTAATCAAGGAGTCGCTCCGGCTACACCCGGTGTTGCCGCTGCTCCTCCCACGGGAGTGTCAGGAACCTTGCCATGTCCTTGGCTATGACGTGCCCAAGGGCACCATAGTGCTCGTCAACGCATGGGCAATCGGGCGGGATTCAGCAAGCTGGGGCGCCGATGCCGAGGAGTTCAGGCCAGAGAGGTTCGAGGAGGCTGGTGATGCGGCGGCGGACTTCAGGGGAACGAACTTCGAGCTCGTGCCATTCGGCGCCGGTAGGAGGATGTGCCCTGGGATCACGTTCGGGATCGCGGTCGTCCAGCTCATGCTCGCGAGCCTGTTATTCCATTTTGATTGGAAGCTCCCTGGAGGAGGCGCCGATGGGCTAGACATGGCGGAGGAGCTCGGGATGACAGCCAGGAGGAAGAGCGACCTGTGGCTGCATGCCACCGTTCATGTgccttctcccaatccatga